CATACTTTCCGTCTTGGCCCTAATGTCCAGCGAAGTCTCGGTTGCATCTAGCTTGATATCCTCTTTATCAATGCCAGGCATCTCTGCAACCACATGAACTTCATCTTCTGATTCAAACACATCGATGAGTGGCTTTCTCTCGCCTATTTCGAAACCACGGCTCGATGGGCGTATGTTTCCGAACTCTTGAATTTCTGGCTCCCCACCGGGTCGTTGAGTTAGCGAGAATCCGTAGATAAATGGTCTGCTCTTTATCTCATCCATATTTGTGGCATCCATTTTTATGGATTCAAAGATTCGCTCTATTATATCATCCC
This sequence is a window from Methanocellales archaeon. Protein-coding genes within it:
- a CDS encoding Hsp20/alpha crystallin family protein — protein: MKKRERKPWEHDIFGDWDDIIERIFESIKMDATNMDEIKSRPFIYGFSLTQRPGGEPEIQEFGNIRPSSRGFEIGERKPLIDVFESEDEVHVVAEMPGIDKEDIKLDATETSLDIRAKTESMEYSEHVDLPVSVDTDSAKASYKNGVLDITLKRAKLEAGKTPIKVE